DNA from Eubalaena glacialis isolate mEubGla1 chromosome 2, mEubGla1.1.hap2.+ XY, whole genome shotgun sequence:
GTCAAAGAAAAGTCTATAAAGCTCACAGCATCAAGAATGTTATCAAACTGTAACAGGTGCTCCTTAAATGTTTGCTGTAAGCAGAGGAATTGAATTTTCACTTTgttgactgaattttttttttaatacttcaaaAGCCATAACCGTCGAGAAATACCGGTGGCATCAGTGGTGAGTGATTTTATCCCATGCAGGCCTTTTGCTCAGTTTCACAACAGTTTTGCAAATTTATGACCCTTATGAGAAAAAAGATCAATACCTCACTGATCATGAAGGAGAGAACTAACTAAACTTACCCTGGTGACCTAAAAGTATCACTTTCAAATATAAGAACAAGATCACACCCAGCTCCAAATAACTTGAACAGGTTGACAAAGACAATTGACCAGTTTATCCAAATGGATCTCTCCCCACAAAGACCATTAAAAATTGACAATTTCATCTACTCCCCATGCTGCCTTTGAGGTCAAGTGGTTATCGACTCATAACTGAAAATAGTTTGAGTCTCCATTAGGCATAAttagttgaaaattttaaatggccaGGAAAAATACGAAAGCAAaccatttttcatgttttctagtAAAACAAGACAAGCCATTACTTACGTGGATAATGCTCACTTAGTGGAAACCTACAGAGATGCACTAAGCAGTACAGTTACTACTCAGCTGCCGTACTTGACCTAGCTACTTTTACATCAAGAACAATGTAAATGgttcaggattttaaaaaattcgaGTGCTAGTACTCTTGGCAAGAGTTGACCCCTGATTTGCCTCAAGGTGATAGTCAACTACTTTTCAACACATGATACTGATACCATACAGAGTGGGGTGTAATTGTGCCAATTTAGAGTCAAGAAGCCATCAAACCAAATGCAGTTTAATTCAGGTAAACACCTGTTGATAACAAGAAGCAATAAAGAAACTAATTCCAAGGACATAGACCTTGGTGAAATGCCAAATGGAAAATGGTGCTTTAAAAGGCAGTCTCTTAGAATGTAAGGAATAAAGTAAAACCTCAGATCAGGTATTCTAGACAAGATTAAGAGAAGACAGTTCAAACTATTGAAGAGAATGAATTTTTACTTAAGCACTTTGGAAGTATCCACTCCCCTTAAATGTAAGTTACGTATCTATTCATTAAAGGAAGCCGAAGCACTTGTACTTGGCAGATTACTGTATTAAActtgaaagtaataaaaatgtttttaaagatacTGTATGATGCAGACTTTTCACTACTTCAGATTAACTTCCTAACTGGTGAAGCTTCTTGGTACCTATTTGTCTCCATTAATCTTCATTCTAAAACCCAAAATTTCATGCCTTGAtttaattcttttcccattgacaTCTTTCTGTGTCCTTTAGAGAGCACCTGTTCCTGTCCTTCAGCAAGCTCCTGCTCTGTGTCTATCAtctaaatgacatttttttccacagaaaagctgtaattttacttttttttgtatgtgtgactAATCTGTCCGAGTCCATGATTTCTTTTCCGCAACGTATAATGTGAAGGCTTATTTTTCAAAGCAAAAcgatattttcaaaattttgcccCCATCCCCACTTTAAGATGAGGCATGTTTTAGTGACAGATCACTTGAGATGTTCTTATAATCAGCTTGTCTAATAATTCGTATAGCCTTAAGCATGAAAAACCTTTGAAAACTAAAACTTGGTATAGGAATTCTAATAGCCAGGAACAAATATCAATTTTTATTCATTCCAAAGAATGAGTTGCTGACAGCATTTCAGAGAGCACCACCATGAGACTATAGTGTTTTATTTAGTATTACAACGTGGCCAGTTAGTGTGACAAGGGAAACCTATTTTGGTACCCAAGGAATGGCTGGTTGTGATGATGGGTGAAAGTCAAGATGCTGATGCCTAATGTCTATTCTAGCATTTCCATGTTAACTTTGAAGGTGGGGAAGGAAATAGCACCACTGCCGACTGTAATCTAAGGAACTCTTCACCAATCTCACTCCAAAGCAGTACAAAATAGAAAAAGCTAAAAGTCTTAACACATTCCCATTTTCCAGGAAATCCTGTGTCATCTGTTAAGAGGGAGGAATCCTGATCCCGTTCCCTCAGGTCCTTGTCACGTTAGCTTTTTGATAGCTTCAATCCACTCTGAACGCTCAGCCTTGCTGCTGGCCTGGATATAATAGTGTGTGTCATCCTTAGTAATCACTTTGAAGAGATTTCCCTGGACATTCCCTTTAACCCCtaggcaggaagaaaaaaaaaaatcagcgcGTGAACATCCATGTCTGCTTTCAGCTGGGAGTAGCTGAAAGTCAACTGAGACACAGACAAAAATACATATCATGAAGTATTTCTTAGTACAAATGTGTATGGTTAGGAAATCCCACCAGATGTGTGCTTTCCTGTATTCCTGTCCatcccctctccctcacctgtgCCTTAAGGCCTGCCGGTGCTATATCTGGACGTTCTTGGAAGCCCTCTTGGCCTGCCCCCTATGCAAACCACAGGTCTACAGTCTAACATCAAAGAGTCCAGTACGTTTATGttaaaaccagacacagatgtgGGATTTGACTTGAATTGTAACTTCTTTGAACCTCAATCTCTACATCCATAAGTTAAGAATAATACTATCCTCCTACCTCAACTGTCTATTGTGAAATTAGTGTGCTAATAGTGTGTTGTCAATCCTTAAGCACTATTGTAAGCTACTGTTCTTAGGTGGAAGCCTATGGGCCAGTAAGCACAGAAGAGGATGGGAAAGAATATTAAAGACAAGGGTCATTTAGTTGTGTTGTTAACACACTAAGAACACCCCACTTGCCCTTTCTCTAATCGGCTTCAAAGCTCACACCATTCATCGTCTCACTGAGAAAGCCCATCAGCCCTCACAGCTTAGCCCTTCATCAGCAGAGTGTTAACTGAGAGCACAGGAGGGAGGCCCCCGAGATCAGGCCAGGGCCAAAGTTGCCCCTTACCAGTGGGAACGCCATTATCCTCCAGAGCAGATACGAGTGAACCACGAAGAGAAAACCCACCCACTGGCCGGTTCTCTTCCTGCAAAGGAAAGGAGACCTGATTAGGAACTGTGTGAAGGCACAAAAAAGAAGAGTCACCCTCTCATCTATAACCACCCGCAGTCAGCCTGCTAAAGTAGTCTGTGAGAGTCATTTGTAACAGCAGTTGAGGCTGAACTTGGACATCACATGGCAAGTTGTCTGCACCAGCGAGGAAGTCTGGGCTTCTTCATTCCACAGCCAGCTGCAGCAGTGCCACCCCCCCTCCCTGTCCCTCGGCCCTCCCTGTGGTCTAGCAGGGTCCCGGGGTGGGGGGCTCTTTCAACCTCCTTCAGTTTCTCAGCTTAGGGTGGGGTTCCTGACTGAAGCTCAGCAAGGGAGGAACGTCCATTcttatttcaaaaaacaaaagaatacatctACCAAGACAAGGCTGAACAGGCTGACTAAAAggacatttctcttttcttctgattgGAATTAGATCAAACCCAGCATGCAGCAATACTTATTATCTGAAACTCAAGAATTATGGCTTAAATATTAAATGGTAAAAGAAACCTTTCAAACGTTGGTGGGGACATGAGGTTGAGGGGGCAGAATTCATGGACTCTTTGGGTGGAAAGGGGTGAAAAGAGACTAGAAAGCACCAGTTAGGAGTCTCTttatcagcccacctcaccttccctAGGCACACAGCCAGCTTTGGAGAAACTGAAAGACGCTTTTCCTCTCAAAACAATGTAGATCCACTGAGCAGGATCCACTGAGCAGGCAACAAATGTGATGAAAGAAAGGAGTGATCAGATTGTGAGGGGTAGCTTGCACTGTGGAAGGAAAGGCATAGTGGGTGGGAGTTATGGTAGGGATGCTGGGAGGAAGGGCGGAGGTGAAGCCAGCTGCCTGCTCTGCTCTGAGAGATGTGTCTGGGAGCATGACAAGGCACTCACTTTGGAAGGGTCGTAGTAATGCAGAAAAGCCGGGTCCTTCCTCAGAACAAAGCGCCGCACCTTCCAGTTTTTCCTCTTGTGCCCCTGAGGCAAAGAGAGGGTGCAAGGCTCATCGGTGACAGCTCTCAGTCACTTCCTCCCACCTCCGTGCCTCCAGTGCGGAACCTCGAACCTCCCAGCCAGCCTGCTCCAACGAACAACTTTCTCAAAAGAGCCTGGAGACCTGGGGATTGCAGTGACGTGTCATGGGCTTCACGGCTCAGTGACACTTCACCAACAGCACTGTCACCTTTAGCCTAGTTGACACAGCCAAAGAGGGTCAGCACTGAAAGAAAGGGGGAGCACTGCCTGGACACCACTCAGGGCACACAGAGGACAGGGAGGTCACAGGTTTCAACTGGACCAAGAACTCACAGGCAAACTTGAACCCAAGGGCACCAAATTTTAAGCATCAACTTAGTCCGAAAACAAACCTACGCCTACAGGTATATATATGTGCACTTATATACAGTGAAAACCACTTTGGCATTCTGCATCAGAAAAAGAGTAAGGCGtagtaaacaaacttatggctaccaaaggggaaagggggtgggggagggataaattaggagttggggattagcagatacaaactatcatatataaaacagataaacaacaaggtcctactgtatagcacagggaactatattcaatatcctgtaataaaccacaatggaaaagaataggaaaaagaatatgtatatatatatttataaatgaatcactttgctggacaccaaaaactaacacaacctcgtaaatcaactctactgcaaaaaaaaaaaaaaaaaagagtacgaAACAATCAATTATATGTTTAAATCTAAGCATGGAAGATACTGCCGTGCGTGTGATTGTGGCTTCACCCCTAGATCACAAAGCTTCCTTAGCCCTCTAGTCTGGCACACCCCGAGTCCCTCCCacaccctcctcctctcccaggaCCTCACTACCTCCCCTCACCAGACTCCCTTCAGGCCCAGCAGAAGCAGAGCCCTTGGAATAAACAGGCAGTTACGTGGACGGTAAGCAATCTAAGAGCAGAAGGGGATCCTGATACGCAAGAAGCAGGTGACAATGACAACGAGTGCTCCAAGAAGATGGGAACGGTGCTGAGCAGCGTTGTACAGATGCACACATTCACGTGGCGTGTCAGGAGCGCACAGACACAAGAGGTGTGTAGGAGATTGGCTTACACCTCAGGTGCCGGGACACGGCAGCTTGGTTTGCAGGCACAGGTGGACACGCCGCAGGTGTGACTGTGACCCGGCTGTCCCCGCTTAACGTGGCCGCTCTCCCAACATGGTAGGAGCAGTGGCCACGGTCAGTTTTTAAACACGGAGATTACACTGCAGAATTTCACCTTCAACCTACTGAAGTAGGTGGAGAAAATACTTCTCAAGGGGACAGGCAGAGTCCCACAAAAGCAGGCAGAGACCCCAGGAAGCCTCAGGGAGCAGAAAGCCAGCAAAGGCAAAATGCCAACCAGTAGGCAATGCCCTTCCAGACAAATAAGTGAACTGGGCAGTGACATAGGCATTGTTTTCTAATGCTGTGATAACTACTTGTGTGCACTTTTCCCGGAACGCCCCCTTGTCTGGGGCTCGTGTATGTGCGAGTGGACACGTGCATGCCCCTTGATTTGCTCCCGGTGGCTACCACTGGACCCTGACTTTAGCAGGTTCTGCTGATAATTAGCGCCCCTGGCAGTCTCAGCCCTTCCCGCCCTTTGTGGGGATTCCTGCCTCCCCCGAGCTTGAGAACTGTGCATCTGCTCCCCTGTGCATCTGCTCCCCGCTCCAAGGCGGCCGTACCTGCTTGGCCAGATAGCCTTGCTTTACCACTGTGCCACTTAACTCCACGGTGCTGAGACTGATTTCTTCCTTGGAGCTTATCTTCCTCTTGGGGCTCTCAGCCTAGCGGGAAGGAGAGAGCAAGGACTCTGTTACCAAAAGGTCCTAGTTCTAGGCTGTGGAGGCTACCGCGGGGGAAAGGAAAAGCCTCCATACAGAAAACCCACTGCACCTGGGGTGAAGCTGTTCCCCCAGCCTTGGCCTCTCACCCGTGACTGTGgacccacgcccccccccccgccccgactctgttgcctcttcctctctctgcccctgTGGCAACAGGAACCCACTCCCTAACTTACAAAAGTGTACAGGGCCATGGAGTCATCCAGGAACTGCTCAGCCAGATCCCCAGAGCGAATGGCTCCCGTGCTTCGGGTGCCTACCGGCCTAAGGAAGTTCTCCTCCATGAGCATGGAGGCCAGGGTCACAGCCTCCAGACGGCTGGCTGCAAAGTTGTTGGAGATGAGCCAGTCCACCAGGGAGGAGCCTGCATCAGGGCAAGGGCAGCGCCTGTCAGACGACAGGCTCCAGACCAGCTTCCTCAGGGTGCTTGGCTGTGACCTCATTGACCTTGACCTCTTGGACAGCCTGGCATAGCCTTGGGGCTCTGCCCTAGAGCAGACCGAAGGCCCCACCTGCTGCTCAGAGCTGTGGCCGCAGTCACATGTGGCCATCTTAGGCCAGCCCCTTGGCTGGCAGGCAGCTCTGGCCTCAACACAAGCCAGTCAAGCACAATGAGTCCCGGATCACCAAGCCCCAGGTTTCCAGTGCCTGGCCCAGCCCCCGAGAGGGGAGGCTCACCTATGAAGGTCTTTTTGTAGGTACTTCCCTGCTCCATGTTGGGGCTTGGCCGGATTCCGCTGCTGCTGTTGTGCATCTTGTCCACGATGCGACTACATGGAAGGAAGGCAAAGGAGAGGGACCCTTGTCACACTGACAGGTATGAGGGAGGGTCCAAGAGTCGTTGCTAAGGGTATAAAGCACATGGCACATGGTATGATACACATCGCAAAAAAAGGGGTATTCCATTATGCATCAGAATTTGAGAGGTAGGATTTGGGgacgtttctttttcttcttgctcaTCTAAATGTTCTAATATTTCTAGACTAGACAGGTATTACTTTTGTAGTAGAACTAATGAGCTGTGGCTTTTAATTTAGAAACAAAAGAATGTTCAGTAATGATTCTCTATGATCTACTGCATAAAGTTCAAACTCCTCCAGCTACTTCTCAAAGTCACCCATCACTTGAACCCACACTCATCTGCCACTGGTCCTCCTTGCACTCACCATGGTTCAGCCGTGCCCTAGATGAATAATCAAGATCCCAGAGCCTGGTATGGAGCTTTTTGGTAGTTCTGCTGCCTGGAAGGTTAGGGGGCATTTCCTGCAGACGGGCTGATGTAAGAGATTCCACGATGGGAACTCCTTTCATCCGTCCCTACTTTATAGTATCACCTCCACTactgttttccttctgttctgTGGGATGATTCCTGCCACCAATGGAAGATCTTTTCTCATTCTCTGTTTATGTACTTGGGCTGGAAAGCCCCTGAGATGAGACTTTGTTTATTCTCATTTGCATCTCCTGAGCACCTAGAGCAATGTATGGCatgcagtaggcactcaataactgtttcttgaatgaatgaataaatgaatgaatggatgaatggatgaagaatcCCACAGAGCGAGAATGCAACCGCTACCAGAACACATCGTTCTTGCCCCCAGGCTGCAAACAAGACTAATGACTTGGGTGAGCAGAGATTCCTGGGGAGCTGTCACATAGCCCTGAGCACCCTGGCTGAAACTGAAGAGAGGGTGTCAAGACACTGAGGGGGGCAGGAGCAGCAGAGGCCCCAAGAGGTTCCCAGGGCAGGTAGGTAGGGCCActcccaggcagagaaaacaatGTAAACAGGACAGTGACAGCGAAAGGCCCTGAAGCACAGTGGTGGTACCAGTCAGGCCTGGGTAACAGCCACAGGCTGCTCCCCGCCCCAAACCGCACCCCAACCCTGCATCCCCGCTGCACACAGACAGAAGAGTCTGCAGCCAAGCCAGGTAGGGCAAGGGCAGGGCCCAGGCACTCACTGCAGGCTGATGTGAGGGGGCAGCTTGAAGGAGTTCTTCAATATGTGGAGCTGTTGGACCTTCCCCGGCTGCCCCGCGTGAATAGCTCCTGTTATCTCAAAGGCCCAGGCGTCCCTCTCCTCTCGAGAACAGGCCTCCAGGAAGTACTCCGTGGATGTTTGAGTCTTCAGCTTAATGAGGAGCTGTGGGAAGACAGCCAGTCAGACCAAGCAGGCAAGAGAATGCTGGCTGGGCAGCTAAAATGACAGAACCGAGGCGAATCTGGGAGGCCACGTGGTCCAGTGACTGCC
Protein-coding regions in this window:
- the PLEK2 gene encoding pleckstrin-2 — translated: MEDGVLKEGFLVKRGHIVHNWKVRWFILRQNTLLYYKLEGGRKVIPPKGHILLDGCTITCPCLEYENRPLLIKLKTQTSTEYFLEACSREERDAWAFEITGAIHAGQPGKVQQLHILKNSFKLPPHISLHRIVDKMHNSSSGIRPSPNMEQGSTYKKTFIGSSLVDWLISNNFAASRLEAVTLASMLMEENFLRPVGTRSTGAIRSGDLAEQFLDDSMALYTFAESPKRKISSKEEISLSTVELSGTVVKQGYLAKQGHKRKNWKVRRFVLRKDPAFLHYYDPSKEENRPVGGFSLRGSLVSALEDNGVPTGVKGNVQGNLFKVITKDDTHYYIQASSKAERSEWIEAIKKLT